DNA sequence from the Sinomonas terrae genome:
CCCTCGGACGTGGTGGTCTGACGAAAAGTGTGCCGCTCCGAAGGTCAGCCGGCTTTGACGAGGGGCTGGGTCCCCGTGAACGGCCCCGTGCGGTCCGGGAAGGCGAGGGTGAGGGCTGCCTTTTCCGAGACGGCAGTCGCACGGGCTGCGGGAGCCTTCTCAGCCTCGGTCTTGGCTGCCCGGCGCATCCGCTCAGCCTCGGCGGCAGCGGCCTCCTCGGCCTTTGCGACCGCAGCCGATTCCTCGGCCTGCACCCGCGAGGCCGCGAGGATCGCGTCCGCCTTGGCGAGCACCGCGTTCCGCACGTGGGCCGGCGTCGAGTCCTCGACCGCCGTCGTCTGCTCAGGCCGGTACACGAACAGCCGCTGGCCGAGCTTGACGAGGGAGATCAGCGTCTGCGTGACCCCGGCGATGAGCATCGTGCCGACGAGCGAGACGAAGATTATCACCAGCATGACGCCACCGATCACGAGCGTGCCGCTATACACGAGGTTTGCCACAACGGTTGCGTCGTCCACGCTGTCTCCCATCCCCAGAGAAGTGTGTGAAGGAAGTCCTGAGAGCCGCCTGCGTCTCGGACAAGATCCATTGTTGCTTACCCCGTCAGGTGCTTTTCAATGGTGTGACTGTGATGTTGTGGAAAAGCAATGGAGACGTTATCGAACGTGACAAACATCTCGCTCGGTGTGTGAAGAGGGCCACACCAACAGTCGGGGCGGGAACAAGACCAGCGGTCCCAAGGTTGCCTAGCGTGTGACTGCGCTCTCCGTCCTCGACCTCGCTCCCATTGTCCAAGGCTCCTCCGTCGCCGACGCGCTCTCGAGCGCCACGCGCTTCGCCCAGGTCGTCGAGGAGGCGGGCTACGAGAGGCTCTGGTACGCGGAGCACCACAACAGCGCGGCGCTCGCCTCGAACGCGACGGCGCTGCTCATCGCGAATGCGGCGGCGAACACGCGCACCCTCCGAATCGGTTCGGGAGGGATCATGCTGCCGAACCACTCGCCCCTCGCTGTCGCGGAGGCGTTCGGCACGCTCGCCAATCTCTACGGCCCGCGCATCGACCTCGGCCTCGGCCGCGCGCCGGGCACGGATCCGCGCACGGCGGCGATCCTCCGTCGGGGCGCGAGGGACGACGACGAACAGCACTTCGCGCGGAGCATCCAGCTGCTGGCGTGGTACTTCGGGGAGCAGGAGGATGACGCCGAGAGCGTCCAGCTCTCGTTCGGCGTCCACGCCGAGGTCGCGCGCAACACGCACGTTCCGCTGTGGGTGCTGGGAAGCTCGACGGCGGGCGCTGCGATCGCCGGCCAGCTTGGCCTGCCGTACGCGGCGGCGAGCCACTTCGCGCCGTTCCAGCTCAGCGAGGCGATCTGGACGTACCGCCAGATGTTCAACCCGTCCGCCCCCACTGCCCAGATCGCGGAGCCGTACGTGATGGCGGGGGCGAACCTCATGGTCGCGCCAAGCCATGAGGAGGCCGAGTACCTGTTCACGTCGCACCAGCAGATGTTCCTGGGCATCCGGCGCGGCGAGCGCGGCCCGATCAAGCCTCCCGTCGCCGAGATGGACTGGGCGCCGCACGAGCAGCAGATGGCGGAGTCCGCCCTGCGCGTCTCGGCCGTGGGCGCGCCTGCAGAAGCGGCCGAGTTCCTCCGGACGTTCGCGGCTTCCTACGGG
Encoded proteins:
- a CDS encoding LLM class flavin-dependent oxidoreductase encodes the protein MTALSVLDLAPIVQGSSVADALSSATRFAQVVEEAGYERLWYAEHHNSAALASNATALLIANAAANTRTLRIGSGGIMLPNHSPLAVAEAFGTLANLYGPRIDLGLGRAPGTDPRTAAILRRGARDDDEQHFARSIQLLAWYFGEQEDDAESVQLSFGVHAEVARNTHVPLWVLGSSTAGAAIAGQLGLPYAAASHFAPFQLSEAIWTYRQMFNPSAPTAQIAEPYVMAGANLMVAPSHEEAEYLFTSHQQMFLGIRRGERGPIKPPVAEMDWAPHEQQMAESALRVSAVGAPAEAAEFLRTFAASYGVDEIILTGYSHDPALRERSFRLLAEEWGKVPAA